The sequence CGGCGAACAGGATCGGCAGGTAGAAGACGCTGGCGATCAGCACATGCCGCGCCAGGGCCTTGGAGCGCGGCGCGGTAGCGGCCAGCCGGGTGCGCGCCAGCCGCACCCCGGTCCAGAGGAATCCCATGCCCAGCAGCAGCGCCGCCATGAAGTAGATTCGCCCGGTCATGTGCAGGAACGCCGGCGCCAGGCTCACCGGGATCAGGCCCACCGAGTAGAACAGGATAGCCCGCACGGTGGAGCGGCCGTCCGCATGTACCACCGGCAGCATGCGGATCCGCGCCCGCTCGTAATCTTCCCGGTACAGCCAGGCGATGGAATGGAAGTGGGGGAACTGCCAGAAGAAGACGATAGCGAACACTACCAGCGCCTCCCACTCCAGGCGTCCGCGGGCGGCGGTCCAGCCCAGCACGCCAGGCATGGCGCCCGGGAAGGCCCCCACGAAGGTGCACAGCGGCGAGACCTTCTTCAACGGAGTGTACAGCCCGAGATACGCGGCAGAAGTGGCCAGCGCCAGCAGTCCGGTCAGGGCGTTGCAAGCCAGGGCCAGGTACAGCACCCCACCGCAAGTCGCCAGGAACGATGCCACGGTGGCGTGACGCAGGCTCATGCGCTTCGCCGGCAGCGGCCGCCGCTCGGTGCGCCGCATCAGGCCGTCTTCCTCGTGTTCCAGGACTTCATTGAACGCAGCCGTGCCCCCGGCCACGAGCCCGATCCCGGCGAGCGCGTGCAGCAGTCCCCACGACAGGGAGGAAGTTCCGGATTTCAGGGCGCCGAAATAGAAGCCGCACCACGCGGTCATCACGATCAGCGATGTGACCCGCGCTTTGAACAATTCCGCATAGTCCTGCAGCTGGGCGAGGACGCCGGCGCGCTGCACGGGGCGGGGATAGGTCATGCTGCTCATGCCCCGGCCACCTTCGCGGGCGTCAGCACCACCAGCGGATGCACGGCGATATGCCGCTGCGTCTGGATGGCTAGCACCAGGC is a genomic window of Terriglobales bacterium containing:
- the cyoE gene encoding heme o synthase; translation: MSSMTYPRPVQRAGVLAQLQDYAELFKARVTSLIVMTAWCGFYFGALKSGTSSLSWGLLHALAGIGLVAGGTAAFNEVLEHEEDGLMRRTERRPLPAKRMSLRHATVASFLATCGGVLYLALACNALTGLLALATSAAYLGLYTPLKKVSPLCTFVGAFPGAMPGVLGWTAARGRLEWEALVVFAIVFFWQFPHFHSIAWLYREDYERARIRMLPVVHADGRSTVRAILFYSVGLIPVSLAPAFLHMTGRIYFMAALLLGMGFLWTGVRLARTRLAATAPRSKALARHVLIASVFYLPILFAVMMLNSAM